The Diospyros lotus cultivar Yz01 chromosome 15, ASM1463336v1, whole genome shotgun sequence genome has a window encoding:
- the LOC127791702 gene encoding uncharacterized protein LOC127791702: MGPSMDWSFKAKDIVGPSIEENELNRGQHTSKDEISLSNILNLEIKWPTDTEESEHSLGSNLSTHSKSSLNLAGTDLDNFFPSLKRDMVSNSSEGQHAIDRLSNNVEIKAFPRQENLSSFQNVQHSVTASSSSEVKDNDGFSGWKADFQYTDSGNQHEASGSFDAFIGSTVDLYAHMDSVFGPGKNLEDERLKDTSTLLASATNDWSEDDLWNNSNYSASNLTGHVEATIKSKDGIAADKLDTPSSVDWFPDDQWQTNSMTPLDKKTSKEDDSFDVWNDFASSTRTQGASTNSLTQSTYQNAAVDEQTSNTIIPGSTNNFQEMDFGSFSQSDLFSGLSNNQHDSVEVNSMQSEVHVSRVPTLIPRRYPPQVYLQDGVHIILYSGRVVPIQFPYASLEMDGAKVDLKGAYGEADKGDIFNSAKQPEADVESLLSQMHDLSFMLKTDLSFPSK, from the exons ATGGGGCCTTCAATGGATTGGTCTTTCAAGGCTAAG GACATTGTAGGACCTTccattgaagaaaatgaactaAACAGGGGGCAGCATACATCAAAAGATGAAATTTCATTATCTAATATCTTAAATCTAGAAATAAAATGGCCAACTGATACAGAGGAATCAGAGCATAGTCTTGGAAGCAATTTATCCACACACAGCAAAAGTTCTTTGAACTTGGCTGGAACTGATTTGGACAACTTTTTTCCCAGTTTAAAGAGGGACATGGTTTCTAATTCATCGGAAGGGCAACATGCAATTGACAGGCTGAGTAATAATGTGGAAATAAAAGCATTTCCCAGGCAGGAAAATCTTAGCTCATTTCAGAACGTTCAGCATTCTGTAACAGCATCCAGCTCTTCTGAAGTAAAAGACAATGATGGTTTTTCTGGTTGGAAGGCAGATTTTCAGTATACTGATTCTGGAAATCAGCATGAAGCTTCAGGATCATTTGATGCTTTTATAGGTTCTACGGTTGACCTGTATGCACACATGGATTCAGTTTTTGGACCTGGAAAAAACTTGGAAGATGAAAGACTGAAGGATACTTCAACACTTTTGGCTTCAGCTACAAATGACTGGAGTGAAGATGACCTTTGGAATAACTCAAACTACTCGGCATCTAACCTGACTGGACATGTTGAGGCAACCATCAAGAGTAAGGATGGGATAGCAGCAGATAAATTAGACACTCCTTCAAGTGTTGATTGGTTTCCGGATGATCAATGGCAAACTAACAGCATGACTCCTCTTGACAAGAAGACAAGCAAAGAAGATGATTCGTTTGATGTGTGGAATGATTTTGCAAGTTCTACTAGGACACAAGGTGCTTCAACAAATTCGTTGACACAAAGTACTTATCAGAATGCTGCTGTTGACGAACAAACATCAAATACAATTATTCCGGGCTCAACCAACAACTTTCAGGAAATGGATTTTGGTAGTTTTTCACAATCAGATCTCTTTTCTGGATTATCTAACAATCAGCATGATTCTGTAGAAGTGAACAGCATGCAATCAGAAGTCCATGTCTCACGAG TGCCTACACTGATTCCTAGAAGGTATCCACCTCAAGTGTATCTTCAAGATGGTGTACACATTATACTTTACAGCGGAAGAGTGGTGCCCATTCAGTTCCCCTATGCCAGCTTAGA GATGGATGGTGCAAAAGTTGACCTGAAAGGGGCTTATGGAGAAGCTGATAAAGGAGATATTTTCAACTCAGCCAAACAGCCAGAGGCTGATGTAGAGAGTTTGTTGTCACAGATGCATGATCTTTCTTTCATGTTGAAGACCGATCTGTCATTCCCCTCAAAGTAG